Proteins encoded in a region of the Benincasa hispida cultivar B227 chromosome 2, ASM972705v1, whole genome shotgun sequence genome:
- the LOC120071790 gene encoding mitogen-activated protein kinase kinase 2-like, translating to MRKGGFSNNLNLKLNLPKEDQSIATFLTQSGTFKDGDLLVNRDGVRIVSQSEVEAPPPIKPTDDQLSLADIDIIKVIGKGNGGTVQLVQHKWTAQFFALKVIQMKIEESHRKQIAQELKINQSAQCPYIVVCYQSFYDNGSIYIILEYMDGGSLADFLKKVKKIQEPYLAALCKQVLKGLSYLHHERHIIHRDLKPSNLLINHRGEVKITDFGVSAIMASTSGEANTFVGTYNYMSPERIVGERYDNKSDIWSLGLILLECATGKFPYSPPEQDGGWVNFYELMEAIVEGEPPSAPADQFTPNFCSFISACVQTDPKDRLSARELLEHPFIKMYEDTDIDLSSYFNDAGSPLATF from the exons ATGAGGAAGGGAGGCTTCAGCAACAACCTCAACCTCAAGCTCAATCTTCCTAAAGAAGACCAATCCATAGCCACGTTCCt aacgcaGAGCGGCACGTTTAAGGATGGTGATCTGCTCGTAAACAGAGATGGGGTTCGGATTGTTTCTCAAAGCGAAGTTGAAGCA CCACCTCCGATTAAGCCTACAGATGATCAGTTGAGTTTAGCGGACATAGACATTATTAAAGTCATTGGAAAAGGAAATGGTGGAACTGTGCAATTAGTTCAGCACAAATGGACTGCTCAGTTTTTTGCATTGAAG GTAATTCAGATGAAAATCGAAGAGTCTCACCGCAAGCAGATCGCACAAGAACTGAAAATCAATCAATCAGCGCAGTGCCCTTATATTGTGGTCTGTTACCAATCTTTCTATGATAATGGATCTATATACATCATCCTAGAATATATGGATGGAGGATCTTTAGCAGATTTTTtgaaaaaggttaaaaaaattcaagaaccaTATCTTGCTGCCCTTTGTAAGCAG GTTCTTAAGGGGCTGTCGTACCTTCACCACGAAAGACACATCATCCATAGGGACTTAAAGCcttctaatttattaataaacCATAGAGGGGAAGTCAAGATTACTGACTTTGGTGTCAGTGCGATTATGGCAAGCACATCTGGAGAGGCTAATACTTTTGTTGGCACATATAACTATATGTCT CCAGAGAGAATTGTGGGAGAAAGATATGACAATAAAAGTGACATTTGGAGCTTGGGTCTGATATTACTCGAGTGTGCCACCGGAAAATTCCCTTATTCTCCACCAGAGCAAGATGGAGGATGGGTTAATTTTTATGAGCTTATGGAAGCCATTGTTGAAGGCGAACCTCCTTCTGCTCCGGCCGACCAATTTACTCCCAACTTCTGTTCGTTCATTTCTGCATG TGTGCAAACGGACCCGAAGGATAGACTGTCGGCACGTGAACTTTTG GAACATCCTTTCATCAAGATGTATGAAGATACGGATATTGACCTGTCATCTTACTTCAACGATGCAGGATCTCCACTTGCAACTTTCTAA